Proteins co-encoded in one Streptomyces sp. JH34 genomic window:
- a CDS encoding VOC family protein, whose product MQKIRPCLWFDGQAQEAAEFYVSVFGGDSRVVEVTRTTEAAPGQTGTVLTVDFVLASQEYLGLNGGPQFHFSEAVSLSVDCVDQEEVDRLWAKLTEGGEESMCGWLKDRYGLSWQIVPRALPELLSGPDRARADRAMKVMMGMRKLDVQALLDA is encoded by the coding sequence ATGCAGAAGATCAGGCCCTGTCTGTGGTTCGACGGCCAGGCCCAGGAGGCGGCGGAGTTCTACGTATCGGTCTTCGGCGGCGACTCCCGCGTCGTCGAGGTCACCCGCACCACGGAAGCGGCGCCGGGGCAGACCGGCACGGTCCTGACGGTGGACTTCGTGCTCGCGAGCCAGGAGTACCTCGGACTCAACGGCGGCCCCCAGTTCCACTTCAGCGAGGCCGTCTCGCTGAGCGTGGACTGCGTGGACCAGGAGGAGGTCGACAGGCTGTGGGCGAAGCTCACCGAGGGCGGTGAGGAGAGCATGTGCGGCTGGCTGAAGGACAGGTACGGCCTGTCCTGGCAGATCGTCCCGCGTGCGCTGCCCGAACTGCTCTCCGGTCCTGACCGGGCCAGGGCGGACCGGGCGATGAAGGTGATGATGGGGATGCGGAAGCTGGACGTACAGGCCCTTCTGGACGCCTGA
- the tsaD gene encoding tRNA (adenosine(37)-N6)-threonylcarbamoyltransferase complex transferase subunit TsaD produces the protein MADEPLVLGIETSCDETGVGIVRGTTLLADAVASSVDTHARFGGVVPEIASRAHLESMVPTIERALKDAGISARDLDGIAVTAGPGLAGALLVGVSAAKAYAYALDKPLYGVNHLASHICVDQLEHGPLPEPTMALLVSGGHSSLLLAPDITNDVRPLGATIDDAAGEAFDKIARVLDLGFPGGPVIDRLAREGDPKAIAFPRGLSGSRDPAYDFSFSGLKTSVARWIEAKRAAGEDVPVRDVAASFQEAVVDVLTRKAVRACKDEGVDHLMIGGGVAANSRLRALAEERCGKAGIRLRVPRPGLCTDNGAMVAALGAEMVARNRPVSDLGLSADSSLPVTETHVPGAHSHDHGHDHVHEISKDNLYS, from the coding sequence ATGGCTGACGAACCGCTCGTACTGGGCATCGAGACCTCCTGCGACGAGACCGGTGTCGGCATCGTGCGAGGGACCACGCTCCTCGCCGACGCCGTCGCCTCCAGCGTCGACACGCACGCCCGTTTCGGCGGTGTCGTGCCCGAGATCGCCTCCCGCGCCCACCTGGAGTCGATGGTCCCCACCATCGAGCGCGCCCTGAAGGACGCCGGGATCAGCGCCCGTGACCTCGACGGCATCGCGGTCACGGCCGGCCCAGGGCTCGCCGGTGCCCTGCTCGTCGGCGTCTCGGCGGCCAAGGCGTACGCGTACGCCCTGGACAAGCCGCTGTACGGCGTGAACCACCTCGCCTCGCACATCTGCGTCGACCAGCTGGAGCACGGCCCGCTGCCCGAGCCGACGATGGCGCTGCTGGTCAGCGGCGGGCACTCCTCGCTGCTGCTGGCCCCGGACATCACCAACGACGTGCGGCCGCTCGGCGCGACCATCGACGACGCGGCGGGCGAGGCCTTCGACAAGATCGCCCGGGTGCTGGACCTCGGATTCCCCGGCGGTCCGGTCATCGACCGGCTGGCCAGGGAGGGCGACCCGAAGGCGATCGCCTTCCCGCGCGGCCTGAGCGGGTCCCGCGACCCCGCGTACGACTTCTCCTTCTCCGGGCTCAAGACGTCCGTGGCGCGCTGGATCGAGGCCAAGCGCGCGGCGGGCGAGGACGTTCCCGTACGGGACGTGGCGGCGTCCTTCCAGGAGGCCGTCGTGGACGTCCTCACCCGCAAGGCCGTCCGGGCGTGCAAGGACGAGGGTGTCGACCACCTGATGATCGGCGGCGGCGTCGCGGCCAACTCGCGGCTCCGCGCGCTCGCCGAGGAACGGTGCGGGAAGGCCGGGATCAGGCTGCGGGTCCCCCGGCCGGGACTCTGCACGGACAACGGCGCGATGGTCGCCGCCCTCGGCGCGGAGATGGTGGCGCGCAACCGCCCGGTGTCCGATCTCGGCCTCTCGGCGGACTCCTCCCTGCCGGTCACGGAGACCCATGTGCCGGGCGCGCACAGCCACGACCACGGCCATGACCACGTCCACGAGATCAGCAAGGACAACCTCTACTCATGA
- the groL gene encoding chaperonin GroEL (60 kDa chaperone family; promotes refolding of misfolded polypeptides especially under stressful conditions; forms two stacked rings of heptamers to form a barrel-shaped 14mer; ends can be capped by GroES; misfolded proteins enter the barrel where they are refolded when GroES binds), translated as MAKILKFDEDARRALERGVNKLADTVKVTIGPKGRNVVIDKKFGAPTITNDGVTIAREVELDDPYENLGAQLVKEVATKTNDVAGDGTTTATVLAQALVREGLRNVAAGASPAALKKGIDAAVKAVSEDLLATARPIDDKADIAAVAALSAQDPQVGELIADAMDKVGKDGVITVEESNTFGLDLEFTEGMAFDKGYLSPYMVTDQERMEAVLDDPYILIHQGKIGSIQELLPLLEKVIQAGGSKPLLIIAEDVEGEALSTLVVNKIRGTFNAVAVKAPGFGDRRKAMLGDIATLTGATVIAEEVGLKLDQAGLDVLGTARRVTVSKDDTTIVDGGGDSADVKGRVNQIKAEIDATDSDWDREKLQERLAKLAGGVCVIRVGAATEVELKEKKHRLEDAISATRAAVEEGIVSGGGSALVHAVKVLEGNLGKTGDEATGVAVVHRAAVEPLRWIAENAGLEGYVITSKVAELDKGQGFNAATGEYGDLVKAGVIDPVKVTRSALENAASIASLLLTTETLVVEKPAEEEADAGHGGHGHSH; from the coding sequence ATGGCGAAGATTCTGAAGTTCGACGAGGACGCCCGTCGCGCCCTTGAGCGCGGCGTCAACAAGCTTGCCGACACGGTGAAGGTGACGATCGGCCCGAAGGGCCGCAACGTCGTCATCGACAAGAAGTTCGGCGCCCCCACCATCACCAACGACGGTGTCACCATCGCGCGCGAGGTCGAGCTCGACGACCCGTACGAGAACCTCGGTGCCCAGCTGGTGAAGGAGGTGGCGACCAAGACCAACGACGTAGCGGGTGACGGCACCACCACCGCCACCGTGCTCGCCCAGGCCCTCGTCCGCGAAGGCCTGCGCAACGTCGCCGCGGGCGCGTCCCCGGCCGCCCTGAAGAAGGGCATCGACGCCGCCGTGAAGGCCGTGTCCGAGGACCTCCTCGCGACCGCCCGCCCGATCGACGACAAGGCCGACATCGCCGCCGTGGCCGCGCTCTCCGCGCAGGACCCGCAGGTCGGCGAGCTCATCGCGGACGCGATGGACAAGGTCGGCAAGGACGGTGTCATCACCGTCGAGGAGTCCAACACCTTCGGTCTGGACCTCGAGTTCACCGAGGGCATGGCCTTCGACAAGGGTTACCTGTCCCCCTACATGGTGACCGACCAGGAGCGTATGGAGGCCGTCCTCGACGACCCGTACATCCTGATCCACCAGGGCAAGATCGGCTCCATCCAGGAGCTGCTCCCGCTCCTGGAGAAGGTCATCCAGGCGGGTGGCTCCAAGCCGCTGCTGATCATCGCCGAGGACGTCGAGGGCGAGGCGCTCTCCACCCTCGTCGTCAACAAGATCCGTGGCACCTTCAACGCCGTCGCGGTGAAGGCCCCCGGCTTCGGTGACCGCCGCAAGGCCATGCTCGGCGACATCGCCACGCTCACCGGTGCGACCGTCATCGCCGAGGAGGTCGGCCTCAAGCTCGACCAGGCCGGTCTGGACGTGCTCGGCACCGCCCGCCGCGTCACGGTCTCCAAGGACGACACGACCATCGTCGACGGCGGCGGCGACTCCGCCGACGTCAAGGGCCGCGTCAACCAGATCAAGGCCGAGATCGACGCCACGGACTCCGACTGGGACCGCGAGAAGCTCCAGGAGCGCCTCGCGAAGCTGGCCGGCGGCGTGTGTGTCATCCGCGTCGGTGCCGCCACCGAGGTCGAGCTCAAGGAGAAGAAGCACCGTCTGGAGGACGCCATCTCCGCGACCCGCGCCGCGGTCGAGGAGGGCATCGTCTCCGGTGGTGGCTCCGCTCTGGTCCACGCCGTCAAGGTCCTCGAGGGCAACCTCGGCAAGACCGGCGACGAGGCCACGGGTGTCGCGGTCGTGCACCGCGCCGCCGTCGAGCCGCTCCGCTGGATCGCCGAGAACGCGGGCCTCGAGGGCTACGTCATCACCTCGAAGGTCGCCGAGCTCGACAAGGGTCAGGGCTTCAACGCCGCGACCGGCGAGTACGGCGACCTGGTGAAGGCCGGCGTCATCGACCCGGTCAAGGTCACCCGCTCCGCCCTGGAGAACGCCGCGTCCATCGCGTCGCTGCTGCTCACGACCGAGACCCTGGTCGTCGAGAAGCCGGCCGAGGAAGAGGCCGACGCCGGTCACGGCGGCCACGGCCACTCCCACTAG
- a CDS encoding SDR family oxidoreductase: protein MTTALITGATAGIGAAFARRLAGDGHNLVLVARDTERLRVQATELHDRHGIEAEVLTADLSTDAGIEAVAARLTDRVSPVDLLVNNAGFGNKGRYLDVSVADELTMLKVHCEAVLRLTSAAAGSMRERGRGGVVNVASVAAFLPRGTYGASKAWVVQFTQGVAKDLAGTGVRLMALCPGFVRTEFHQRAGMGTGNIPDWMWLDADKLVAAALEDLARGRSVSIPDPRYKALMGLVRLTPRSLLGGVTSRAGRTYGPK, encoded by the coding sequence ATGACGACTGCACTGATTACGGGCGCGACGGCGGGGATCGGGGCCGCCTTCGCACGGCGGCTCGCGGGTGACGGGCACAATCTGGTGCTGGTGGCCCGCGACACGGAGCGGCTCCGGGTCCAGGCCACCGAGCTGCACGACCGGCACGGCATCGAGGCCGAGGTGCTCACCGCCGACCTGTCCACGGATGCCGGGATCGAGGCGGTCGCCGCACGGCTGACGGATCGTGTGAGCCCGGTCGACCTCCTGGTCAACAACGCCGGCTTCGGCAACAAGGGGCGCTATCTGGACGTGTCCGTCGCCGACGAGCTGACGATGCTCAAGGTCCACTGCGAGGCGGTGCTGCGACTGACCTCGGCCGCGGCGGGCTCGATGCGGGAACGCGGCCGTGGCGGAGTGGTCAACGTGGCCTCGGTCGCGGCCTTCCTGCCGCGGGGGACGTACGGGGCGTCGAAGGCGTGGGTCGTCCAGTTCACCCAGGGGGTGGCGAAGGACCTGGCGGGTACGGGCGTGCGGCTGATGGCGCTGTGCCCCGGCTTCGTGCGGACCGAGTTCCACCAGCGGGCCGGGATGGGGACGGGAAACATCCCGGACTGGATGTGGCTCGACGCGGACAAGCTGGTGGCAGCGGCCCTGGAGGACCTGGCCCGCGGCAGGTCCGTGTCGATCCCGGACCCGCGCTACAAGGCGCTGATGGGCCTGGTGAGGCTGACGCCCCGCAGCCTCCTGGGAGGAGTCACCTCCCGCGCGGGCCGGACGTACGGCCCCAAGTAG
- a CDS encoding YciI family protein: MPRYLTMVRIDEKNAPAEGPSEALMERMGALIEEMTKAGVLLDTAGLTPTSEGTRVTWSNGEFTVTDGPFTETKEVIGGYALIQAKDKAEVLEWTKRFLAVHEPYWTITSEIREIAEG; encoded by the coding sequence GTGCCGCGCTATCTGACGATGGTCCGGATCGACGAGAAGAACGCCCCGGCCGAGGGCCCCAGCGAGGCGCTGATGGAGCGTATGGGGGCGCTCATCGAGGAGATGACCAAGGCGGGTGTCCTGCTGGACACCGCGGGCCTCACCCCGACCTCCGAAGGCACCAGGGTCACCTGGTCGAACGGCGAGTTCACCGTCACCGACGGACCGTTCACCGAGACCAAGGAGGTCATCGGCGGCTACGCCCTCATCCAGGCCAAGGACAAGGCCGAGGTCCTGGAGTGGACCAAGCGCTTCCTCGCCGTCCACGAGCCGTACTGGACGATCACCTCCGAGATCCGCGAGATCGCCGAGGGCTGA
- the groES gene encoding co-chaperone GroES, with protein MSTTSSKVAIKPLEDRIVVQPLDAEQTTASGLVIPDTAKEKPQEGVVLAVGPGRFENGERLPLDVKTGDVVLYSKYGGTEVKYNGEEYLVLSARDVLAIVEK; from the coding sequence GTGTCGACCACCAGCTCCAAGGTTGCGATCAAGCCGCTCGAGGACCGCATTGTGGTCCAGCCGCTCGACGCCGAGCAGACCACGGCTTCCGGCCTGGTCATTCCGGACACCGCCAAGGAGAAGCCCCAGGAGGGCGTCGTCCTGGCCGTGGGCCCGGGCCGCTTCGAGAACGGCGAGCGCCTTCCGCTCGACGTCAAGACCGGCGATGTCGTTCTGTACAGCAAGTACGGCGGCACCGAGGTGAAGTACAACGGCGAGGAGTACCTCGTCCTCTCGGCGCGCGACGTTCTCGCGATCGTCGAGAAGTAG
- a CDS encoding polysaccharide deacetylase family protein → MQLVRQKEKFGVKRHRTVCAVLAALMIGATASGCADGGDEGAGRPSEPVAGQPGVAAARQGAVAAEAKARRLKREQAARVAAARKWGLAKMPLAAPAPPAVKPRITTREGFEVEGGKTLPPVFTTVPTKERIVFLTMDDGAEKDPELLRMMTELKIPYSAFISDYVVSDDYGYFKDMQARGVTLNNHTLNHRYLPGLSKEDQRREICGEQDKLEKYFGKRATLFRPPYGNYNGDTLRIAKSCGIKAVPLWAAEAFPDHMEWREWDQDLHPGDIILTHFRGEEDWKGTMPDMIRRVMKTVTDKGYAVARLEDYV, encoded by the coding sequence ATGCAGCTAGTAAGACAAAAAGAAAAATTCGGCGTCAAGCGTCACAGAACGGTCTGCGCGGTCCTGGCCGCCCTGATGATCGGCGCGACCGCATCCGGGTGCGCCGACGGTGGGGACGAGGGGGCCGGCCGCCCCTCGGAGCCCGTCGCCGGTCAGCCGGGAGTCGCGGCCGCCCGGCAGGGCGCCGTCGCGGCCGAGGCGAAGGCCCGGCGTCTGAAGCGGGAGCAGGCCGCCCGCGTCGCCGCCGCGAGGAAATGGGGGCTGGCGAAGATGCCGCTCGCAGCCCCCGCGCCACCCGCCGTGAAGCCGCGCATCACGACCCGGGAGGGATTCGAGGTGGAGGGCGGGAAGACGTTGCCGCCGGTCTTCACCACCGTGCCCACCAAGGAGCGGATCGTCTTCCTGACGATGGACGACGGGGCGGAGAAGGACCCCGAACTGCTGCGGATGATGACCGAGCTGAAGATCCCGTACAGCGCCTTCATCAGCGACTACGTGGTCAGTGACGACTACGGCTACTTCAAGGACATGCAGGCCCGGGGGGTCACCCTCAACAACCACACGCTCAACCACCGTTACCTCCCGGGGCTTTCGAAGGAGGACCAGCGGCGGGAGATCTGCGGCGAGCAGGACAAGCTCGAGAAGTACTTCGGGAAGAGGGCCACCCTCTTCCGGCCGCCGTACGGCAACTACAACGGCGACACCCTGCGCATCGCGAAGTCCTGCGGCATCAAGGCCGTGCCCCTGTGGGCGGCCGAGGCGTTCCCCGACCACATGGAGTGGCGCGAGTGGGACCAGGACCTGCACCCCGGCGACATCATCCTGACCCACTTCCGCGGCGAGGAGGACTGGAAGGGAACCATGCCCGACATGATCCGCCGCGTCATGAAGACGGTCACGGACAAGGGGTACGCCGTGGCCAGGCTGGAGGACTACGTCTGA
- the tsaB gene encoding tRNA (adenosine(37)-N6)-threonylcarbamoyltransferase complex dimerization subunit type 1 TsaB: MDTATPAVTVALHDGTSVVAETGQVDARRHGELLLPAVHRVLAEAGVKLDAVTDVAVGVGPGPYTGLRVGLVTAATFGSALSVPVHGVCTLDALAYAAGLDGLEGPFAVATDARRKEVYWARYADFRTRDGEPSVDRPADVADRLAGLSVAGAGALLYPEAFPDARGPEHVSAAALAALAAERLAAGAALLPPQPLYLRRPDAQVPKNYKVVTPK, from the coding sequence ATGGATACCGCCACCCCCGCCGTCACCGTCGCCCTCCACGACGGGACCTCCGTCGTCGCCGAGACCGGCCAGGTCGACGCCCGGAGGCACGGGGAGCTTCTCCTCCCCGCCGTCCACCGGGTCCTCGCCGAGGCCGGGGTGAAGCTCGACGCCGTGACCGATGTCGCCGTCGGGGTCGGCCCCGGCCCGTACACAGGGCTGCGTGTCGGTCTGGTCACCGCCGCCACCTTCGGCTCCGCCCTCTCCGTGCCGGTGCACGGGGTGTGCACCCTCGACGCCCTCGCGTACGCCGCCGGCCTGGACGGCCTCGAAGGCCCCTTCGCTGTCGCGACCGACGCGCGCCGCAAGGAGGTCTACTGGGCGCGCTACGCGGACTTCCGCACCCGGGACGGCGAGCCCTCCGTCGACCGGCCCGCCGACGTCGCGGACCGGCTCGCCGGACTGTCCGTCGCCGGCGCGGGCGCGCTGCTCTACCCCGAGGCCTTCCCGGACGCCCGCGGTCCGGAGCACGTCTCCGCCGCGGCGCTCGCCGCCCTGGCCGCCGAACGGCTGGCCGCCGGCGCCGCACTGCTGCCGCCCCAGCCGCTCTACCTCCGCAGGCCCGACGCCCAGGTCCCGAAGAACTACAAGGTGGTCACCCCCAAGTGA
- a CDS encoding DUF1876 domain-containing protein — MMETTVGWHVELEFEEDTHRTRAAAMVRLSDGTEVRAHGYASRHPSDSQQPRVGEEIAGARALNELAMKLLTKAHDEIDEASGRASYPLT; from the coding sequence ATGATGGAGACGACCGTCGGATGGCATGTCGAGCTGGAATTCGAGGAGGACACCCATCGCACCCGTGCGGCCGCGATGGTACGGCTGAGCGACGGGACCGAGGTGCGGGCCCACGGTTACGCCAGCCGGCACCCCTCCGACTCGCAACAGCCACGGGTGGGCGAGGAGATCGCCGGGGCCCGTGCGCTCAACGAACTCGCCATGAAACTGCTCACCAAGGCACACGACGAGATCGACGAGGCGTCGGGCCGGGCGTCGTACCCGCTGACCTGA
- a CDS encoding alpha/beta hydrolase, which yields MSETSAEDVVATAAVAAAGWRRAGIAGAAIGVIAAGAAAGVAVERLTVGRGMRKKARIALDASGPYGSLRGLPGRAVADDGTELYYEIDEIEPDGGTSRAGGRPGAGTPAGTGSRRRRLFGSKDPAPLTVVFSHGYCLGQDSWHFQRAALRGLVRTVHWDQRSHGRSERGRAQAEGVPVGIDQLGRDLRAVIDAAAPEGPLVLVGHSMGGMTMMALADRYPELIRDRVAAVAFVGTSSGKLGEVNFGLPVAGVNAVRRVLPGVLKALGSQTELVERGRRATADLFAGLIKRYSFGSRDVDPAVARFAERLIESTPIDVVAEFYPAFTEHDKSGALPAFRDIPVLILAGDKDLVTPSSHSEAIADELPDAELVIVPDAGHLVMLEHPETVTDRLADLLVRIGAVPAGTR from the coding sequence GTGAGCGAGACCAGCGCGGAGGACGTGGTGGCGACGGCGGCCGTCGCGGCGGCCGGCTGGCGCCGGGCGGGCATCGCCGGAGCGGCGATAGGCGTCATCGCCGCGGGCGCCGCCGCCGGCGTGGCCGTCGAGCGGCTCACCGTGGGCCGGGGCATGCGCAAGAAGGCCCGGATCGCGCTGGACGCCTCCGGCCCGTACGGCTCCCTGCGGGGGCTGCCCGGCCGGGCGGTCGCGGACGACGGCACCGAGCTGTACTACGAGATCGACGAGATCGAGCCGGACGGCGGTACGAGCCGTGCGGGCGGACGCCCCGGGGCGGGGACCCCCGCGGGCACCGGGTCGCGCCGTCGCAGGCTCTTCGGCAGCAAGGACCCCGCGCCGCTGACCGTCGTCTTCAGCCACGGCTACTGCCTCGGCCAGGACTCCTGGCACTTCCAGCGAGCCGCGCTGCGCGGACTGGTCCGCACGGTCCACTGGGACCAGCGCAGCCACGGCCGCTCCGAACGGGGCAGGGCGCAGGCCGAGGGTGTGCCGGTGGGCATCGACCAGCTGGGCCGCGACCTCAGGGCGGTCATCGACGCGGCGGCCCCCGAGGGCCCGCTGGTGCTGGTCGGGCACTCCATGGGCGGCATGACGATGATGGCGCTCGCCGACCGGTACCCGGAGCTGATCCGCGACCGGGTCGCCGCGGTCGCGTTCGTCGGGACGTCGAGCGGCAAGCTCGGTGAGGTGAACTTCGGTCTGCCGGTGGCGGGGGTGAACGCGGTGCGCCGGGTGCTGCCCGGGGTGCTCAAGGCGCTCGGCTCGCAGACGGAACTGGTGGAGCGCGGCCGCCGGGCGACCGCGGACCTGTTCGCGGGGCTGATCAAGCGGTACTCGTTCGGATCGCGGGACGTGGACCCGGCGGTCGCCCGGTTCGCGGAACGGCTGATCGAGTCCACACCGATCGATGTCGTCGCCGAGTTCTACCCGGCCTTCACCGAGCACGACAAGAGTGGTGCCCTGCCCGCCTTCCGTGACATCCCGGTGCTGATCCTGGCCGGTGACAAGGACCTCGTGACGCCGAGCTCGCACAGCGAGGCCATCGCGGACGAGCTTCCGGACGCGGAGCTGGTCATCGTGCCGGACGCGGGCCACCTGGTGATGCTGGAGCACCCGGAGACGGTGACCGACCGGCTCGCGGACCTGCTGGTGCGGATCGGAGCCGTTCCGGCCGGGACGCGCTGA
- a CDS encoding methyltransferase domain-containing protein, with translation MNAIPPDARTDPADPLASFAALRTPEGAALLDELRDHDPARELATATRLRRAHPAALVSAALGQARLRQRAEAKFGAEDAYRMFFTPNGVEQATRTSVAGYRAGRFAELGVRSVADLCCGIGGDAIALARAGIPVLAVDRDPLTAQVARANAEALGLQDLVEVRCADVTEIDTTPYDAVFVDPARRGGRGRIFDPEAYSPPLSWATGAALKAPRAALKIAPGVPHEAIGPQAEAEWISDGGDVKEAVLWFGEGFTPGAFRATLLPSRTTLTSDGPLPAPPVGPVGRYLYEPDGAVIRAHLVARIVEACGGRLIDETIAYVTSDVPYESDATAAYEITDQLPFNMKKLKALLRERQVGVLTVKKRGSAVEPEELRRKMKLQGPHEATVFLTRVAGAPTMLIGQPVKRP, from the coding sequence GTGAACGCCATTCCCCCCGACGCCCGGACCGACCCCGCCGATCCGCTCGCCTCTTTCGCCGCCCTGCGCACCCCCGAGGGGGCCGCGCTCCTGGACGAGCTGCGCGACCACGACCCGGCCCGGGAACTGGCGACGGCGACCCGGCTGCGCCGTGCCCACCCCGCCGCCCTGGTGTCGGCCGCGCTCGGTCAGGCCCGGCTGCGGCAGCGCGCGGAGGCGAAGTTCGGGGCCGAGGACGCGTACCGCATGTTCTTCACCCCGAACGGCGTGGAACAGGCGACCCGCACCTCGGTCGCCGGCTACCGCGCCGGGCGGTTCGCGGAGCTCGGCGTGCGGAGCGTGGCCGACCTGTGCTGCGGGATCGGCGGCGACGCGATCGCCCTGGCCCGGGCGGGCATCCCGGTCCTGGCCGTCGACCGGGATCCGCTCACCGCACAGGTGGCCCGTGCCAACGCCGAGGCGCTCGGCCTCCAGGACCTCGTCGAGGTGCGGTGTGCCGACGTCACCGAGATCGACACCACCCCCTACGACGCCGTCTTCGTCGACCCGGCGCGGCGCGGCGGGCGCGGCAGGATCTTCGACCCCGAGGCCTACTCGCCACCGCTCTCCTGGGCGACCGGGGCCGCGCTGAAGGCCCCCCGCGCCGCACTGAAGATCGCCCCCGGTGTCCCCCACGAGGCGATCGGACCTCAGGCCGAGGCCGAGTGGATCTCGGACGGCGGCGACGTGAAGGAGGCCGTGCTCTGGTTCGGCGAGGGCTTCACCCCCGGGGCCTTCCGGGCCACGCTGCTCCCGTCCCGCACGACCCTCACCTCGGACGGCCCGCTGCCCGCCCCGCCGGTCGGGCCCGTCGGCCGGTATCTGTACGAGCCCGACGGCGCCGTGATCCGCGCCCATCTGGTGGCCCGGATCGTGGAGGCGTGCGGGGGGCGGCTGATCGACGAGACGATCGCGTACGTCACGAGCGACGTGCCGTACGAGTCCGACGCCACCGCCGCGTACGAGATCACCGATCAGCTGCCCTTCAACATGAAGAAGCTGAAGGCGCTGCTGAGGGAGCGTCAGGTGGGTGTCCTGACCGTCAAGAAGCGCGGCTCGGCGGTCGAACCGGAGGAGTTGCGGCGGAAGATGAAGCTCCAGGGGCCGCACGAGGCCACGGTCTTCCTGACCCGGGTGGCCGGGGCCCCCACGATGCTGATCGGGCAGCCGGTGAAGCGGCCCTGA
- the tsaE gene encoding tRNA (adenosine(37)-N6)-threonylcarbamoyltransferase complex ATPase subunit type 1 TsaE, which translates to MEAAHNGPVAGTVAPGTVTLDVAVESPEEMKELGRRIAGVLAPGDLVMLTGELGAGKTTLTRGLGEGLGVRGAVTSPTFVIARVHPPLGGGPALVHVDAYRLGGGLDEMEDLDLDVSLPESVIVVEWGDGKVEELSQDRLRVVIDRAVGDTDDERRTVTLMGIGSRWAGLGAELSALG; encoded by the coding sequence ATGGAAGCAGCGCACAACGGCCCGGTGGCCGGCACCGTCGCACCGGGCACCGTCACCCTGGACGTCGCAGTCGAGTCCCCCGAAGAGATGAAGGAGCTGGGCCGCCGGATCGCCGGAGTTCTGGCGCCCGGAGACCTCGTGATGCTCACCGGCGAGCTCGGTGCGGGCAAGACCACTCTCACCCGGGGCCTCGGCGAGGGCCTCGGCGTGCGCGGTGCCGTCACCTCGCCGACCTTCGTCATCGCCCGGGTCCATCCGCCGCTGGGCGGGGGCCCCGCCCTGGTCCACGTCGACGCGTACCGCCTGGGCGGAGGGCTCGACGAGATGGAGGACCTGGACCTCGACGTCTCGCTCCCGGAGTCGGTGATCGTCGTGGAGTGGGGCGACGGCAAGGTCGAGGAGCTGTCCCAGGACAGGCTGCGCGTGGTGATCGACCGGGCGGTCGGTGACACCGACGACGAGCGTCGCACGGTGACCCTGATGGGGATCGGCTCCCGCTGGGCCGGACTCGGCGCCGAGCTGTCGGCCCTCGGGTAG
- the rimI gene encoding ribosomal protein S18-alanine N-acetyltransferase has translation MTTATAVLREMRWWDIQPVLELEHELFPDDAWSAGMFWSELARTRGPGSTHRYVVAEDPADGRIVGYAGLATAGDLADVQTIAVGRHRWGGGLGSELLTDLLRHATALECAAVLLEVRVDNTRAQKLYERFGFEPIGFRRGYYQPGNIDALVMRLTVQGTETD, from the coding sequence GTGACCACCGCGACCGCTGTGCTCCGCGAGATGCGCTGGTGGGACATCCAGCCCGTGCTGGAGCTGGAACACGAGCTGTTCCCCGACGACGCCTGGTCGGCGGGCATGTTCTGGTCCGAACTGGCCCGCACCCGCGGACCGGGTTCCACCCACCGCTACGTCGTCGCCGAGGACCCCGCCGACGGCCGGATCGTCGGCTACGCGGGCCTGGCGACGGCCGGCGACCTCGCCGACGTCCAGACGATCGCGGTGGGCCGGCACCGGTGGGGCGGCGGCCTCGGCTCCGAACTGCTGACCGACCTGCTCCGGCACGCCACCGCCCTCGAATGCGCCGCGGTGCTCCTCGAGGTCCGCGTCGACAACACCCGCGCCCAGAAGCTCTACGAACGCTTCGGCTTCGAGCCCATCGGCTTCCGGCGGGGCTACTACCAGCCGGGCAACATCGACGCACTCGTCATGCGCCTGACCGTACAAGGAACAGAGACAGACTGA